Proteins from a single region of Streptomyces griseiscabiei:
- a CDS encoding GntR family transcriptional regulator translates to MQLVDQVRRGILLGHLQEGDQLPTVRAVASALVINPNTVAKAYRELEHAGLAAPRAGQGTFVTGDIEQVPAATYARLSGRLRQWLADARGAGLAPEQVRAMVDAVMSDEQHRETA, encoded by the coding sequence TTGCAACTGGTCGACCAGGTCCGGCGCGGCATCCTGCTGGGCCATCTCCAGGAGGGCGACCAGCTGCCCACGGTGCGCGCGGTCGCGTCCGCTCTGGTGATCAATCCGAACACCGTGGCCAAGGCGTACCGCGAGCTGGAGCACGCCGGGCTCGCCGCGCCCCGTGCCGGCCAGGGCACGTTCGTCACCGGCGACATCGAACAGGTGCCCGCCGCGACCTACGCCCGGCTGTCGGGCCGGCTGCGGCAGTGGCTGGCCGACGCGCGCGGGGCGGGTCTCGCGCCGGAGCAGGTGCGCGCCATGGTCGACGCGGTCATGAGCGACGAGCAGCACCGGGAGACGGCATGA